The Engystomops pustulosus chromosome 9, aEngPut4.maternal, whole genome shotgun sequence genome includes a window with the following:
- the LOC140077682 gene encoding phosphoglycerate kinase 1, with amino-acid sequence MSLSTKLTLDKVDVKGKRVVMRVDFNVPMKNNQITNNQRIKAALPSIQHCLDNGAKSVVLMSHLGRPDGVPMPDKYSLAPVAEELKTLLKRDVVFLKDCVGADVESKCADPATGTIILLENLRFHVEEEGKGKDASGNKTKADPAQVEAFRASLSKLGDVYVNDAFGTAHRAHSSMVGVNLPQRAAGFLMKKELDYFAKALENPERPFLAILGGAKVKDKIQLINNMLDQVNEMIIGGGMAFTFLKVLNNMEIGTSLYDEEGAKIVKDLMAKAEKNGVRITLPVDFTTADKFDENANTGQASVSTGIPAGWMGLDCGPESMKLFVEAVGRAKQIVWNGPVGVFEWDKFAKGTKAVMDKVVEVTGKGCITIIGGGDTATCCAKWDTEDKVSHVSTGGGASLELLEGKVLPGVDALSSV; translated from the exons ATGTCTCTGTCTACTAAGCTCACCCTGGACAAGGTAGATGTGAAAGGGAAGAGAGTGGTAATGAG AGTTGACTTCAATGTTCCAATGAAAAATAACCAGATTACAAACAACCAAAG GATTAAGGCCGCTCTCCCCAGTATCCAGCACTGCTTGGACAATGGTGCTAAATCAGTCGTTCTAATGAGCCACCTTGGCAGGCCAGATGGCGTTCCCATGCCTGATAAGTACTCCCTGGCACCAGTTGCTGAGGAACTGAAGACACTTTTGAAGAG AGATGTTGTGTTCCTAAAGGACTGTGTGGGAGCAGATGTAGAGTCTAAATGTGCAGATCCAGCTACTGGGACCATCATTCTTCTGGAGAACTTGAGATTCCATGTTGAGGAAGAGGGAAAGGGCAAAGATGCATCTGGAAATAAG ACAAAGGCAGACCCTGCCCAAGTGGAGGCTTTCAGGGCATCGCTGTCTAAGCTTGGAGATGTGTACGTCAACGATGCTTTTGGGACCGCACACAGAGCTCACAG CTCCATGGTAGGCGTCAATCTTCCCCAGAGAGCTGCCGGATTCTTAATGAAGAAAGAGCTTGATTATTTTGCTAAGGCTTTGGAGAACCCCGAGAGACCATTCCTTGCTATCCTTGGAGG GGCCAAGGTAAAGGACAAGATCCAGCTCATCAATAACATGTTGGATCAAGTCAATGAAATGATTATTGGTGGAGGGATGGCATTCACCTTCTTGAAAGTATTGAACAATATGGAG ATTGGCACATCCTTGTATGATGAAGAGGGTGCAAAAATAGTGAAGGACTTAATGGCTAAAGCTGAGAAGAATGGAGTCAGGATCACCCTGCCCGTGGACTTTACCACCGCTGACAAGTTTGATGAGAATGCAAATACTGGACAGGCCAGTGTCTCCACAGGCATCCCCGCAGGATGGATG GGTCTTGACTGTGGACCAGAAAGTATGAAGCTGTTTGTGGAAGCCGTGGGAAGAGCCAAGCAGATTGTATGGAATGGTCCAGTCGGTGTATTCGAGTGGGACAAGTTTGCTAAAGGAACTAAAGCCGTTATGGACAAAGTTGTGGAAGTCACAGGAAAGGGCTGCATAACCATTATTG GTGGTGGAGACACTGCAACCTGTTGTGCAAAATGGGACACTGAAGACAAAGTCAGCCATGTGAGCACTGGAGGAGGCGCCAGCCTGGAGCTGCTTGAAG GTAAAGTCCTTCCTGGTGTGGATGCACTGAGTAGTGTGTAA